A single region of the Chroococcidiopsis thermalis PCC 7203 genome encodes:
- a CDS encoding RNA-guided endonuclease TnpB family protein — translation MQVTRTLKLKFHRLNVVKASMFAETTIACTELANELLKMPIKERKKLTTAKVVTSLKSALANQVIRQVSGDAGKRTKEFKLLPPEINYQNWQLFKKGETYSVSFPTLQGVKRVPIEVKSNHWQSLIDRLLSGDKTISKGTLKLYSKKGKWYALVSCQVEVPDKNSNNRIGVDRGQNLLATAVPKQGFGLLFSGKQVKHRRRQFQKRRQLLQKSKKYRAAKKLEQKENRWMRAVNHTISRRIVNFADSRDADLVLEDLSGCRETMKQSKKSRADNGESRHAWAYYDLQTKLEYKQTINGRRVHYRPPHYTSKTSSVNGIIGTRNDNWFKCTSGATLQSDFNAGRNLAIWDYRSCPIDSRKAESVMDSANMSGGVIGSPPNLMNAVQGRAEHVQLSLFDCTSY, via the coding sequence ATGCAAGTAACCCGTACCCTAAAACTTAAATTCCACCGTCTCAACGTCGTCAAAGCGTCAATGTTTGCCGAAACGACTATTGCTTGTACTGAACTTGCGAACGAATTGTTAAAGATGCCAATAAAAGAAAGGAAGAAATTAACAACTGCGAAAGTTGTAACTTCTTTAAAATCAGCTTTAGCAAATCAAGTTATCCGGCAAGTATCGGGAGACGCAGGCAAAAGAACTAAAGAATTTAAGCTGTTGCCACCAGAGATTAATTATCAAAACTGGCAATTATTCAAAAAAGGTGAAACCTATTCAGTGTCTTTCCCTACTTTGCAGGGAGTTAAGCGAGTACCAATTGAAGTTAAGTCTAATCACTGGCAATCTCTAATAGACAGATTGTTGTCAGGCGACAAGACAATCTCAAAAGGTACGCTAAAACTCTACTCTAAAAAAGGGAAGTGGTACGCATTAGTTAGTTGTCAAGTGGAAGTTCCAGACAAGAATTCTAATAATAGAATAGGTGTAGATAGGGGTCAAAATTTGCTAGCAACAGCCGTTCCCAAGCAAGGTTTTGGACTGTTGTTTTCAGGAAAGCAAGTTAAGCATCGCCGTCGCCAGTTCCAAAAACGTAGGCAGCTACTTCAAAAATCTAAAAAGTATCGAGCAGCCAAGAAATTAGAGCAGAAAGAAAATCGGTGGATGAGAGCAGTTAACCATACTATCTCTCGCCGGATTGTTAACTTTGCTGATAGTAGAGATGCAGACTTGGTACTAGAGGATTTGAGTGGTTGCCGAGAAACAATGAAGCAGTCTAAGAAATCCCGTGCAGATAATGGCGAATCTCGTCATGCTTGGGCGTACTATGATTTACAAACTAAATTGGAATACAAGCAAACCATCAACGGCAGACGAGTACACTATCGCCCACCGCACTATACTTCCAAGACTTCTTCCGTTAATGGGATTATTGGTACTAGGAACGATAACTGGTTTAAATGCACTTCTGGAGCAACACTGCAAAGTGATTTTAACGCAGGCAGGAATCTTGCTATCTGGGATTATCGGTCATGCCCGATAGATTCTAGAAAAGCTGAGTCTGTAATGGATTCAGCCAATATGTCGGGTGGGGTCATTGGCAGTCCCCCGAACTTGATGAATGCAGTTCAAGGGAGAGCAGAGCATGTTCAGCTATCTCTGTTCGATTGTACCTCGTACTGA
- the tnpA gene encoding IS200/IS605 family transposase produces the protein MSQSYRRTNTTVSLINYHFIWIPRRRRKVLVDDVKKRVTELIYEKATELGCNVVSLAVEPEHIHLFLNCPPDLAPKQIMHRIKGSSSYLLRKEFPHLKKMPSMWTTSYFVSTAGNVSSSTIEKYIAAQGKN, from the coding sequence ATGAGTCAATCCTATAGACGTACAAATACAACCGTATCCCTGATTAACTATCATTTTATCTGGATACCTCGTCGCCGCCGCAAGGTATTAGTAGATGACGTGAAAAAACGAGTGACAGAGTTGATATATGAAAAGGCGACAGAATTAGGATGCAATGTGGTGAGTCTAGCCGTAGAACCAGAACATATTCATTTATTCTTGAACTGTCCTCCTGACCTTGCACCTAAGCAGATTATGCACCGAATTAAAGGTTCTTCTTCTTATCTACTCAGAAAAGAATTTCCTCACCTAAAAAAGATGCCCAGTATGTGGACAACTAGCTATTTTGTCTCTACAGCAGGCAATGTATCTAGTAGTACCATAGAAAAATACATTGCTGCTCAGGGCAAAAATTGA
- a CDS encoding DUF3703 domain-containing protein: MGFLAPVLFCKARAAVETGNLADAWTALQRAHILGQAYPLPHAIAHWEMLKLAWRQRDLKEIAGQLTPTVLAIPLTLLFGRKRYLRDGRVNISDSERMSIPNDLLQILEQ; encoded by the coding sequence ATTGGCTTTCTTGCTCCCGTCCTTTTCTGTAAAGCGCGGGCTGCCGTTGAAACTGGAAATTTGGCAGATGCATGGACGGCATTGCAAAGAGCGCACATTCTCGGTCAAGCTTATCCTTTACCGCACGCGATCGCTCATTGGGAAATGCTGAAATTAGCCTGGAGACAAAGAGATCTAAAGGAAATAGCCGGACAACTGACCCCGACTGTGTTAGCTATTCCACTCACTTTGTTGTTTGGACGCAAGCGATATCTTCGAGATGGCAGAGTTAACATCAGTGACTCCGAGCGCATGTCGATTCCCAACGATTTGCTGCAAATACTAGAACAATAA
- a CDS encoding class I SAM-dependent methyltransferase, which yields MEWTVGYWQISIGRVYPTTEQLTRMYNTAAPCWHRHLQWLGYSRAYAKLCQSLQDSGVLAHLHDRSTVCDCGIGTADFSLALAKTVSPKLHVTGVDISLEMLAKANQLLVEAGIDCHVYQSDVDRLPFDDNTFDLVLSAHMLEHLANPTRGLKEMVRVLRPNAPLVLTVTRPGLLGWCIQWHWGNGCISPKELTHLMAEAGLSDIRCYPCTFGLSRWTSIACVGFKKS from the coding sequence ATGGAATGGACGGTTGGGTACTGGCAAATCTCGATTGGGCGAGTTTATCCCACTACCGAGCAACTGACTCGGATGTATAATACAGCCGCTCCATGCTGGCATCGTCACCTGCAATGGCTGGGTTATAGCCGTGCCTACGCGAAATTATGTCAATCCCTGCAAGACTCAGGCGTGCTAGCTCATCTGCACGATCGCTCGACTGTGTGCGATTGCGGCATCGGTACTGCCGATTTCAGTCTGGCTCTAGCTAAAACCGTGAGTCCCAAATTACACGTTACAGGCGTGGACATTTCCCTAGAGATGTTGGCAAAGGCAAACCAGTTGTTAGTTGAAGCAGGAATAGATTGCCATGTTTACCAAAGCGATGTCGATCGCCTTCCATTTGATGACAACACCTTTGACTTAGTTCTGAGCGCCCATATGCTAGAACACTTAGCAAACCCCACTAGAGGACTCAAAGAAATGGTTAGGGTGTTGCGTCCAAACGCACCGCTCGTCCTCACCGTCACTCGTCCAGGTTTACTGGGGTGGTGCATTCAATGGCATTGGGGAAATGGTTGTATTAGTCCCAAGGAACTAACTCATCTGATGGCTGAAGCAGGATTGTCAGATATTCGCTGCTATCCCTGCACTTTTGGGCTATCGCGTTGGACGAGTATTGCTTGTGTGGGATTCAAAAAGTCGTAA
- a CDS encoding AI-2E family transporter yields MSLGQSIGLVGFIVSLYILWQIRLVVLLIFTSVVLATAIDRLVRLLQRLHLKRGIAIALSITLLLALLVGFFVVVVPPFVEQLQQLVDRVPQGIEQLRGWATWLQDLIPEQVVEDLRGLRGFTQQLQSFATRLFGNFFTLFSNSLGIILNSLLVLVLTIMLLANPAPYRQGFILLFPSFYRRRVEDILQQCEFALGGWVTGILFNMFVIAALSWIGLLLLQVPLSFANAILAGLLTFIPNLGPTLSIIPPMALALIDAPWKALAVLGLYVAIQQIESNVLTPIVMQKQVSLLPAITLASQVIFASFFGFLGLLLALPLLVVTQVWVKELLVKDVLNNWQRNESSNSRLAPVRKSDSVK; encoded by the coding sequence GTGAGTTTAGGACAATCGATTGGCTTAGTCGGTTTTATTGTCTCTCTGTATATCTTGTGGCAAATTCGGCTAGTCGTCTTGCTGATATTCACATCTGTAGTGTTAGCAACAGCGATCGACCGACTCGTGCGGCTGTTGCAGCGACTTCACCTGAAACGAGGTATTGCGATCGCCCTCTCAATAACGTTGTTACTTGCCCTCCTCGTTGGCTTTTTTGTGGTCGTCGTGCCGCCTTTTGTCGAGCAATTGCAACAATTGGTCGATCGCGTCCCTCAAGGGATAGAACAGTTACGCGGTTGGGCAACCTGGTTGCAAGATCTAATTCCAGAGCAAGTGGTAGAAGATCTACGCGGCTTGAGAGGATTTACTCAACAACTACAATCTTTTGCAACTCGTCTATTCGGTAATTTCTTCACTCTGTTTTCTAATTCACTGGGAATTATTCTCAACTCATTGCTGGTGCTAGTTTTAACTATCATGCTCCTAGCCAATCCAGCGCCCTATCGCCAGGGCTTTATCCTGCTATTTCCTTCTTTTTACCGTCGCCGCGTCGAAGACATTCTGCAACAGTGCGAATTTGCTTTGGGAGGCTGGGTTACAGGCATCCTGTTTAATATGTTTGTCATCGCTGCTTTGAGCTGGATTGGTTTGTTACTTTTGCAAGTCCCTTTATCTTTTGCCAATGCCATTCTCGCAGGTCTGTTAACATTTATCCCTAATCTCGGTCCCACCCTGAGCATTATCCCACCGATGGCATTAGCTTTAATAGATGCACCTTGGAAAGCGTTAGCTGTGCTGGGACTGTATGTTGCAATTCAACAGATTGAGAGCAACGTGCTGACACCTATAGTGATGCAGAAACAGGTTTCGTTACTACCAGCAATCACCCTGGCATCTCAAGTCATTTTTGCCAGCTTCTTTGGTTTCTTGGGTTTACTGCTGGCTCTACCGCTACTAGTTGTAACTCAGGTTTGGGTAAAGGAGCTTTTGGTTAAGGATGTGCTGAATAACTGGCAGAGAAATGAATCGAGTAATTCTCGGCTAGCTCCAGTAAGAAAAAGCGATTCGGTTAAATGA
- a CDS encoding phage holin family protein, giving the protein MLGILITWLVTTISFLIIARLPLGVEIDSFGKAAISAAVFGVLNALLRPILGFFTFPLIFLTLGLFLFVLNAIIFGLAAALVTGFRLRWGIWSALLGSIALSLINSLLFNLLATLRL; this is encoded by the coding sequence ATGCTTGGAATCCTCATTACCTGGTTAGTCACAACCATCAGCTTTTTAATTATTGCGCGGCTACCACTAGGGGTAGAAATTGACAGTTTTGGCAAAGCCGCAATTTCCGCCGCAGTCTTTGGAGTTTTGAACGCTCTGTTGCGACCGATTTTAGGATTTTTTACCTTTCCCTTGATTTTTTTAACCTTGGGTCTATTTCTGTTTGTCTTGAATGCAATTATTTTTGGTCTAGCCGCTGCTCTCGTCACTGGATTTCGGTTACGTTGGGGAATTTGGAGTGCCTTACTCGGCTCTATTGCTTTAAGTCTGATTAACTCTCTTCTTTTCAATCTGCTAGCAACATTGAGACTGTGA
- a CDS encoding mechanosensitive ion channel family protein has protein sequence MPKNRRAIASRQHQMARTAASWLLLFAILTTTIIPSSVGAQDERVTVRLDGRSVFRVSAVQNNDAEARARQIERRMNRLLENPEAIAAPRIETTRTNRTERVITIAGVPVVTVTPADAQDNLTNVDALATQWSQAINAALKQASGRRLSPWGRFVAEVQASVATAFGRLLESAIAIVPRAIASLLVIGLFWAVATTIRWLMRIIFRHIVEDLTVENLIKQVAYYAVWTLGVIVALDAFGFDPRTVATGLGLTGLALGFALKDILSNFVSGILILILRPFELGDQIVVGETEGNVERIELRATQLRTYDGRVVLVPNAEVFTSRIINNTAAPVRRSSVELFIGYDSDLQKVVNVVADAAQSAAGVLAEPRVSVRIRELGQDDVVVEVRFWTDSRRSDFVATTSAVRIAIVGALKQAGIGLPDPDVRILVPRHVDSWQTALNRGKSSSK, from the coding sequence ATGCCCAAAAACAGGAGAGCGATCGCGAGCCGTCAACACCAGATGGCACGAACTGCCGCAAGTTGGTTACTACTGTTTGCTATCCTGACGACAACAATTATTCCTAGTTCGGTAGGAGCGCAAGACGAGCGAGTGACTGTACGCCTAGATGGTCGCTCGGTATTTCGCGTCAGTGCAGTACAGAATAACGATGCCGAAGCAAGGGCGCGACAAATCGAGCGACGGATGAATAGGTTACTAGAGAATCCAGAGGCGATCGCCGCACCTCGAATTGAGACAACCAGAACAAATCGGACTGAGCGCGTCATCACAATTGCTGGAGTACCTGTAGTCACCGTCACTCCAGCCGATGCTCAGGATAACTTAACGAATGTTGATGCTCTAGCAACTCAATGGTCGCAAGCAATTAATGCTGCCCTGAAGCAAGCGAGTGGGCGGCGGCTTTCCCCGTGGGGACGATTTGTGGCTGAAGTCCAGGCATCAGTTGCTACTGCCTTTGGGCGACTGCTAGAATCCGCGATCGCGATCGTGCCGCGTGCGATCGCATCTTTGTTGGTAATTGGCTTATTTTGGGCGGTCGCTACCACTATACGCTGGTTGATGCGAATTATCTTCCGTCATATTGTGGAAGATCTAACTGTAGAGAACCTGATTAAGCAGGTGGCATACTACGCTGTTTGGACTTTAGGTGTAATTGTGGCGCTGGATGCCTTTGGTTTTGACCCGCGCACCGTTGCCACTGGGTTAGGGTTAACTGGACTGGCTTTAGGTTTTGCTCTCAAAGATATCCTGTCTAATTTCGTCAGCGGGATTTTAATTTTGATTCTACGCCCGTTTGAGTTAGGCGACCAAATTGTTGTGGGTGAAACTGAGGGAAATGTCGAGCGGATTGAATTGCGGGCAACTCAGTTACGTACCTATGACGGGCGCGTAGTCCTCGTACCGAATGCAGAAGTATTTACTTCTCGCATTATCAACAATACAGCTGCTCCCGTCCGCCGCAGCAGCGTGGAATTATTTATCGGCTACGATAGCGACTTACAAAAAGTTGTGAATGTTGTCGCAGATGCAGCCCAGAGTGCTGCGGGAGTGCTGGCAGAACCAAGAGTTTCCGTGCGGATACGAGAGCTAGGACAGGATGATGTTGTAGTTGAAGTGCGTTTTTGGACTGACTCGCGACGTTCTGATTTCGTGGCTACGACTTCAGCAGTTAGAATTGCGATCGTTGGTGCTTTGAAACAAGCAGGGATTGGGTTGCCCGATCCCGATGTCCGCATTCTCGTACCACGCCATGTTGACAGCTGGCAGACTGCATTAAATAGAGGAAAGTCAAGCTCAAAATAG
- a CDS encoding tetratricopeptide repeat protein: protein MNNIIHRAIAILGIATALGGLTPAVRAASTVKPSLPSSSSAPVTNFQELFNRGVEKTERGDFQGAIEDFDGVVRLNPSFIEAYCNRGFVRAELGNYKAAMADFNSALRINPHHADAYNKRGTVLAQRGNFSEAITDFNAALRYDVNFADAYYNRGLAHSGIGNAQAAIADYDRAIRLQPDMAEAYGNRGTVRYHLGDRSGAIADLQQAAQIFSAQGNEPAHQQALTFLQTMQQSPTAKPTVQP from the coding sequence ATGAACAACATTATTCACAGAGCGATCGCCATCCTGGGAATAGCTACTGCCTTGGGCGGACTAACTCCCGCCGTTCGTGCAGCATCTACCGTAAAACCCAGTCTGCCTTCATCGTCATCTGCACCTGTGACAAACTTTCAGGAGTTATTTAATCGGGGGGTGGAAAAGACCGAACGAGGAGACTTCCAAGGCGCAATTGAAGACTTCGATGGAGTCGTGCGGTTGAATCCCAGTTTTATTGAAGCATACTGCAACCGAGGTTTTGTCCGTGCCGAACTCGGAAATTACAAAGCAGCAATGGCAGACTTTAACTCGGCACTGCGAATCAATCCCCATCATGCCGATGCTTACAACAAACGGGGAACTGTATTAGCCCAAAGGGGCAATTTTTCAGAAGCAATAACAGATTTTAACGCGGCTCTACGATACGATGTCAATTTTGCCGATGCTTACTACAATCGAGGACTGGCACATTCAGGAATAGGAAATGCCCAAGCTGCGATCGCTGATTACGATCGAGCAATTCGACTCCAACCTGACATGGCTGAGGCTTATGGTAATCGTGGCACTGTCCGCTATCATTTGGGAGATAGATCGGGAGCGATCGCCGATTTACAACAAGCCGCACAGATTTTTTCGGCTCAAGGAAATGAACCTGCCCACCAACAAGCGTTGACTTTTCTGCAAACAATGCAACAGTCACCAACTGCCAAACCTACCGTGCAGCCATAA
- a CDS encoding ubiquinol-cytochrome c reductase iron-sulfur subunit, producing MMKRRSFLTWMGLGWLASVLPVAIAACTSQFKRLESRPRPDGFQAIGTVAELEPFPGTIQVQVDSTPVIAIRHPSQPEVLVALNPTCPHAGCKVDWQKDNSKFVCPCHGSEFDPSGKVIRGPAARNLIAYPAKAENQSILVKLG from the coding sequence ATGATGAAGCGCCGAAGTTTTCTGACGTGGATGGGTTTGGGTTGGCTAGCCAGCGTGTTACCCGTGGCAATCGCTGCTTGCACGAGTCAATTTAAGCGCCTTGAATCTAGACCCCGACCTGACGGCTTTCAAGCAATTGGTACTGTGGCGGAGCTAGAGCCATTTCCTGGCACAATTCAAGTGCAAGTGGATTCTACTCCGGTCATAGCGATTCGTCACCCTTCGCAGCCAGAAGTGTTGGTAGCTCTCAATCCTACTTGCCCTCATGCTGGTTGCAAGGTGGACTGGCAGAAGGATAATAGCAAGTTTGTTTGCCCCTGTCATGGATCTGAGTTTGACCCTAGTGGCAAGGTCATTAGAGGTCCGGCTGCTAGGAATTTGATCGCTTACCCAGCCAAAGCTGAAAACCAAAGTATTTTAGTGAAGCTGGGTTAG
- a CDS encoding ZIP family metal transporter, whose protein sequence is MKRAWLWVILPLVLLIALIGIFLTINPLGPLGVSAPPIENLTVERTVLDDRGISLLVRAGGSEPMQIAQIQIDGAYWEFSQNPTGTLSRLATAWINLPYPWVQDETHHIKLITNTGLSFEHEIAVAVPTPQFSLTRVLAYALLGLYVGIVPVGLGMLFYPSLKALGGQGIKFLLALTIGMLAFLLVDTIEEGLELASKAASAFSGNALVWLVTAASFLAIFTLGRRGGKAPEGTALATYLAFSIGLHNLGEGLAIGAAFAIGEAALGSLLVIGFTLHNITEGIGIAAPLVELRPKFPTFLGLTALAGLPAVLGTWMGAFAFSPLWAAMFLGIGAGAIVQVMVEVGSYLARTARKTGGTWLSRVSFAGFSLGLAVMYATALFVNF, encoded by the coding sequence ATGAAAAGAGCATGGTTGTGGGTAATTCTGCCGTTGGTACTACTGATAGCTTTGATTGGAATCTTTCTGACAATCAATCCCCTCGGTCCCTTGGGAGTCTCAGCCCCTCCGATTGAAAATTTGACTGTGGAACGGACGGTGTTGGACGATCGAGGCATTTCCCTATTGGTAAGGGCTGGCGGTTCCGAACCAATGCAGATTGCCCAGATTCAGATAGATGGGGCTTACTGGGAGTTCAGCCAAAACCCGACAGGAACGCTGTCTAGATTGGCAACAGCTTGGATTAACTTGCCTTATCCTTGGGTTCAAGACGAAACCCATCACATCAAATTAATTACCAATACGGGACTGAGCTTTGAACACGAAATTGCGGTAGCTGTGCCAACACCGCAATTTTCTCTCACCCGTGTTTTGGCATATGCCCTACTAGGTTTGTATGTAGGCATCGTACCTGTGGGACTGGGAATGCTATTTTATCCATCTCTGAAAGCTTTGGGTGGACAGGGGATTAAGTTCTTATTGGCTTTGACAATCGGGATGCTAGCTTTTCTGCTAGTGGATACAATCGAAGAAGGGCTGGAACTAGCCAGTAAAGCAGCTAGCGCCTTTTCAGGTAACGCCTTAGTTTGGTTGGTTACAGCTGCTTCTTTCCTAGCCATTTTCACTCTAGGCAGGCGCGGTGGCAAAGCACCGGAAGGAACTGCTTTAGCTACTTACTTAGCTTTCAGCATTGGTCTGCACAATTTGGGGGAAGGGCTGGCGATTGGTGCTGCCTTTGCCATCGGTGAAGCAGCACTTGGCTCGTTGCTAGTTATCGGGTTTACCTTGCATAACATCACTGAAGGCATTGGCATTGCCGCACCGTTGGTCGAGTTGCGACCCAAATTTCCGACTTTTCTGGGATTAACTGCCTTAGCTGGTCTACCCGCAGTTTTAGGAACGTGGATGGGAGCCTTTGCCTTCTCTCCCCTTTGGGCAGCAATGTTTCTGGGAATTGGAGCGGGAGCCATTGTGCAAGTTATGGTAGAAGTTGGCTCGTACTTGGCACGGACAGCACGCAAAACGGGCGGAACGTGGCTTTCTAGAGTTAGCTTTGCCGGATTCAGTTTAGGACTGGCAGTTATGTACGCAACAGCATTATTCGTCAATTTCTAA
- a CDS encoding multicopper oxidase domain-containing protein produces MKPNLTRRSLIGAGFLGAGTFFSKLLPATAATEAQKVESPTYAAHNNTAVEHSVSKHGGSLTVGDVDDARNGFNPREMLTDWDTGKVSKLPDGRTLREYEIFVEERLIEIAPKVSYPAWTYNGRVPGPTLRVTEGDRVRIRFSNRGTHPHTIHFHGIHSARMDGVPGTLEAKAGQEVVYEFDAKPFGCHLYHCHSVPFKRHLHKGLYGAFIIDPDPKRHPEAEKVASSRLLGSSENAKWQEFLMVMNAFDTNFDEENEFYAINTIPHEFMKRPIRIERDRPVRVYLVNVIEFDPLNSFHLHANFFDFYDHGTTLTPTQRTIDTVMMVQAQRGILEFSFQDFEPGTYMFHAHQSEFLELGWMSAFEVVA; encoded by the coding sequence ATGAAACCTAATCTGACTCGGCGATCGCTCATAGGAGCGGGATTTCTTGGTGCCGGAACTTTTTTTAGCAAGCTCTTGCCAGCAACTGCTGCTACTGAAGCCCAGAAAGTTGAGTCTCCTACCTATGCCGCTCACAATAACACGGCTGTAGAGCATTCAGTTTCCAAACACGGCGGTAGTCTGACTGTGGGTGATGTCGATGATGCCCGCAACGGCTTTAATCCCCGTGAAATGTTAACAGACTGGGATACGGGTAAAGTTTCAAAACTGCCCGACGGTCGGACGCTGCGGGAATATGAAATTTTTGTCGAAGAACGGTTAATTGAAATTGCCCCCAAGGTTTCCTATCCAGCTTGGACTTATAACGGGCGCGTTCCAGGACCAACTTTGCGGGTAACGGAAGGCGATCGCGTGCGGATTCGCTTCTCCAATCGAGGCACTCACCCCCATACCATCCATTTCCACGGCATCCACTCTGCTCGAATGGATGGAGTTCCTGGTACTCTCGAAGCCAAGGCTGGACAAGAAGTGGTCTACGAGTTTGACGCTAAACCCTTTGGTTGTCACCTATATCACTGTCACTCAGTGCCGTTCAAGCGGCATTTGCATAAAGGACTCTACGGCGCTTTCATTATCGATCCCGATCCAAAACGGCATCCAGAAGCCGAAAAAGTTGCTTCCTCCCGACTTCTAGGTAGCTCGGAAAATGCCAAATGGCAAGAATTCCTCATGGTGATGAATGCCTTCGACACCAACTTTGATGAGGAAAACGAATTCTACGCCATTAATACCATTCCCCACGAATTCATGAAACGACCCATCCGCATCGAACGCGATCGCCCGGTGCGGGTTTATTTAGTGAATGTCATCGAGTTCGATCCGCTCAACTCCTTCCATCTACACGCCAACTTTTTCGACTTCTACGACCACGGTACAACCCTAACACCAACCCAACGTACCATCGATACCGTGATGATGGTGCAAGCACAACGAGGGATTTTGGAGTTCTCGTTCCAAGATTTTGAGCCTGGAACTTATATGTTCCACGCCCACCAGTCGGAATTCTTGGAACTGGGTTGGATGAGTGCTTTTGAGGTGGTGGCATGA